The Miscanthus floridulus cultivar M001 chromosome 7, ASM1932011v1, whole genome shotgun sequence genome includes a region encoding these proteins:
- the LOC136463684 gene encoding cytochrome P450 724B1-like, translated as MVTTVLLAVFVAVVLAAVVYRHFLPLLRNPDAPRGSFGWPLVGETIGFLRPHASNTTGDFLHSHITRYGAVFKSHLFGAPTVVSCDEELNHFVLQNEERLFQCSYPGPIRGILGGSSLLVVTGERHRRIRGMALAFVASTGLRPAYLADVDRAARAVVASWRGRCAAAFCDEAKQFAFGAIVEQVLGLSPEAPLICRLLEHYSTFMKGLVSLPLNIPGTPYARAVEARRKISLTLEEIMDERWKGDDGSFRKSAFIDVLIANSELSHDDKVTFVLDSLLAGYETTSVLLSMLVYFVGQSPQCLEQLKVEHESIRSSKATDEFLTAEDYRKMEYTQRVINETLRCGNIVKFVHRKALKDVRYKGYVIPAGWKVLPILGSVHLDPALYKNPQEFDPCRWEGLDQTSSGKKFAPFGGGLRLCPGSELGKVEAAFFLHHLVLQYSWRLDGEDVPMAHPYVEFSKGLPIEIWCHQQSDAAPWFVGQL; from the exons ATGGTGACGACTGTGCTGTTGGCTGTCTTTGTAGCCGTCGTCCTCGCCGCGGTGGTGTACCGCCACTTCCTGCCGCTGCTCCGCAACCCCGACGCCCCAAGGGGCAGCTTCGGCTGGCCCCTCGTCGGTGAGACCATCGGCTTCCTCCGCCCCCACGCCTCCAACACCACCGGCGACTTCTTGCACAGTCACATCACCAG GTACGGCGCGGTGTTCAAGTCGCACCTGTTCGGCGCGCCGACGGTGGTGTCGTGCGACGAGGAGCTCAACCACTTCGTGCTGCAGAACGAGGAGCGGCTGTTCCAGTGCAGCTACCCGGGCCCGATCCGCGGCATCCTGGGCGGGTCCTCCCTCCTGGTGGTCACGGGCGAGCGCCACCGCCGGATACGCGGCATGGCGCTGGCCTTCGTCGCCTCCACGGGGCTGCGGCCCGCCTACCTCGCCGACGTCGACCGGGCCGCGCGCGCCGTCGTCGCGTCCTGGCGCGGCCGCTGCGCCGCTGCCTTCTGCGACGAGGCAAAACAG TTTGCATTCGGCGCCATCGTGGAGCAGGTGCTGGGCTTGTCCCCGGAGGCGCCGCTCATCTGCAGGCTCCTCGAGCACTACTCCACCTTCATGAAGGGGCTcgtctctctccctctcaacATCCCAGGGACACCGTATGCCAGAGCTGTAGAG GCGAGGAGGAAGATATCTCTCACTTTGGAAGAGATTATGGACGAGAGGTGGAAGGGCGATGATGGGTCATTTAGGAAGTCTGCTTTCATAGACGTGCTCATCGCAAATAGCGAGCTGTCCCACGATGACAAGGTCACCTTCGTGCTGGACTCGCTTTTAGCAGGCTACGAGACCACCTCCGTCTTGCTGTCCATGCTCGTGTATTTCGTCGGGCAATCTCCCCAGTGTCTGGAGCAACTGAAG GTAGAGCATGAGAGCATAAGGTCCAGCAAGGCAACAGATGAGTTCTTGACCGCTGAGGACTACAGgaagatggaatatacccaacgT GTTATCAACGAGACGTTGAGATGCGGTAACATTGTCAAGTTTGTGCACCGGAAGGCCCTTAAGGATGTCAGATATAAAG GGTATGTGATCCCAGCTGGCTGGAAAGTGCTGCCAATTTTGGGCTCCGTTCATCTGGACCCTGCGCTCTACAAGAACCCCCAAGAGTTTGATCCTTGCAGATGGGAG GGGCTGGACCAGACGTCGTCAGGCAAGAAGTTTGCGCCCTTCGGCGGCGGACTCCGGCTGTGCCCCGGCTCGGAGCTGGGCAAAGTGGAGGCTGCCTTCTTCCTGCACCACCTCGTGCTCCAGTACAGTTGGAGGTTGGACGGCGAGGACGTCCCGATGGCGCACCCGTACGTGGAGTTCAGCAAGGGCCTGCCCATCGAGATATGGTGCCACCAGCAGTCTGATGCGGCCCCTTGGTTCGTCGGGCAGCTCTAG